In Aegilops tauschii subsp. strangulata cultivar AL8/78 chromosome 3, Aet v6.0, whole genome shotgun sequence, one genomic interval encodes:
- the LOC109777308 gene encoding histone-lysine N-methyltransferase, H3 lysine-9 specific SUVH5-like, which translates to MASLQEFRVIYGKLLAQEKAKCNKHEHDLAAFQVFRERLCVEFDDRRYVGGVPGVHVGDVFDSDAELFLVGLHRKLQSRVDYINRNGGTTCLAVSIVSYAQQSVQNNNLDFLLHVGSVAATTGQKMEDISAGLEKIPISAINSISNEAPAPFFYISHIQYLGKYQLDPPSGCDCVGPCSDSQKCACVMKNGGKTPFRKTGGLLEEKPLIYECGPSCKCPPTCRNRVGQHGIAFRLQVFKTASMGWGVRSLDFIPTGRFVCEYIGELLDNEDAQERDNDEYLFLIGNNYYDVSRWDNLQKTIPSLRNGPGEEEENFFAVDALKCGNLARFINHSCTPNLFTQNVLYDHDNKGMPHIMLFACEDIQPLEPLSYDYNYTIDGVHDSEGNIKKKRCLCGSVECTGWLY; encoded by the exons ATGGCTTCTTTGCAGGAATTCCGGGTAATTTACGGGAAGCTTCTGGCCCAAGAGAAGGCCAAATGCAACAAACACGAACATGATCTTGCAGCTTTTCAAGTCTTCAGGGAGAGGCTATGTGTTGAATTTGATGATaggaggtacgtgggcggcgtCCCTGGAGTTCATGTTGGTGACGTGTTTGATTCGGACGCCGAGCTTTTCCTTGTTGGTCTCCATCGTAAACTGCAGTCGCGTGTTGATTACATCAACCGGAACGGGGGCACGACATGTCTAGCCGTTAGCATTGTGTCGTACGCGCAACAGTCTGTCCAAAATAACAATCTGGATTTCTTGCTACATGTTGGGTCTGTGGCTGCCACCACTGGTCAGAAGATGGAAG ATATATCGGCAGGTCTCGAGAAGATCCCTATATCTGCAATCAACTCCATATCAAACGAGGCCCCAGCTCCATTTTTCTACATTTCACACATACAATACCTCGGGAAGTATCAGCTAGATCCTCCATCGGGTTGTGATTGTGTTGGTCCATGTTCGGACTCGCAAAAGTGTGCATGTGTAATGAAAAATGGAGGGAAGACCCCTTTCAGAAAGACCGGTGGTCTCCTAGAGGAAAAACCTCTTATTTACGAGTGTGGACCTTCATGCAAGTGCCCTCCAACTTGTCGCAATAGAGTGGGCCAACATGGAATTGCTTTTCGCCTTCAAGTCTTCAAGACAGCATCGATGGGTTGGGGAGTACGAAGCCTTGATTTTATACCTACGGGACGTTTTGTGTGTGAATATATAGGGGAGTTGTTGGATAACGAAGATGCTCAGGAGAGGGATAATGATGAGTACTTGTTCCTTATTGGAAACAACTATTATGATGTATCCCGCTGGGATAACTTACAAAAGACTATCCCCTCACTTAGGAATGGCCCTGGGGAAGAGGAAGAAAATTTCTTTGCGGTGGACGCACTGAAATGTGGCAACCTTGCAAGGTTCATCAACCATAGCTGCACCCCTAACCTTTTCACACAAAATGTCCTTTATGACCATGACAACAAGGGTATGCCTCACATCATGCTCTTTGCTTGTGAGGATATTCAGCCTCTTGAACCACTATCATATGACTATAATTATACCATAGATGGGGTCCATGACTCTGAAGGTAACATCAAGAAGAAACGATGCTTATGTGGCTCTGTTGAGTGCACTGGATGGTTGTACTAG
- the LOC109777305 gene encoding uncharacterized protein, with translation MAAAAGGSVQQGWSDLPDELLDAVYLRCSSAYDHDRFRAVCRSWRAVASWHPALPALPLLLPFTGDADYDQETRAYSPEDGRALRVPLLSFPRGTRLVGGHEGGWVVGETLGSGISIINPFSSAAVPLSEKKRTIFCRCISPRPFAATPIKKVVSAKKIIFSKEPSSTGCILAAMITLYIAFCNGRLHGLTQNQILIIDMNSYKDDTPEVTSVYHQTVSMTVLQFFELDAISIFKYIFELHGKPVIAVKVGPTSGYSKDLFFRVFELYNLKEVTSLGDYALFLGPTGCKAVHMPGTGRRGGVERNRIYYSEGHLPFYDDVESLPRTPFSFVLMLNLNNLPDIRA, from the exons atggccgccgccgccggcggaaGCGTCCAACAAGGGTGGTCCGACCTCCCGGACGAGCTACTCGACGCAGTATACCTTAGGTGCTCATCGGCGTATGACCATGACCGCTTCAGGGCGGTCTGCAGGTCCTGGCGCGCCGTCGCGTCATGGCACCCTGCGCTGCCCGCCCTCCCGCtgctcctccccttcaccggtgaTGCTGACTACGACCAGGAGACGCGAGCGTACAGCCCCGAGGATGGCAGGGCCTTGCGCGTCCCACTCCTCTCGTTCCCGAGAGGCACTAGGCTCGTCGGAGGCCACGAGGGTGGCTGGGTCGTCGGCGAGACGCTCGGATCCGGGATCTCGATCATCAACCCCTTCTCTAGTGCGGCGGTGCCTCTCTCCGAGAAAAAGAGGACTATTTTCTGTAGATGCATAAGCCCGAGGCCATTCGCTGCCACCCCCATTAAAAAGGTCGTCTCCGCTAAAAAAATCATCTTCTCCAAGGAACCTTCCTCGACCGGCTGCATTCTCGCTGCGATGATCACGCTGT ACATCGCCTTCTGCAATGGAAGGCTGCATGGCCTTACACAGAATCAAATTCTCATAATTGACATGAACTCATACAAAGATGACACCCCGGAGGTCACCAGTGTCTACCATCAAACCGTCTCAATGACCGTGTTGCAATTCTTCGAGCTCGATGCGATTTCTATCTTCAAATACATCTTCGAGTTGCATGGCAAACCGGTGATTGCGGTCAAGGTCGGACCAACAAGCGGCTATTCTAAAGATCTATTTTTCAGGGTGTTCGAGCTCTACAACCTGAAAGAGGTGACAAGCCTGGGAGACTATGCCTTGTTCTTGGGGCCAACAGGCTGCAAGGCGGTGCACATGCCGGGCACGGGCAGGCGTGGCGGGGTGGAGAGAAACCGCATCTACTATTCCGAGGGACATTTGCCGTTCTATGATGATGTGGAGAGCTTACCGAG AACACCGTTTTCATTCGTGCTGATGTTGAACCTAAACAATTTGCCGGACATAAGGGCATAG